A window of Lagenorhynchus albirostris chromosome 11, mLagAlb1.1, whole genome shotgun sequence contains these coding sequences:
- the INHBE gene encoding inhibin beta E chain: protein MGLSDVQLQLVLLWALVWAQRAGSVCPSCGGPTLAPQAERALVLELAKQQILEGLHLTGRPIITHPLPQAALTRALRRLQRGSVVPANGEQVISFAAITDSSASTCSCTLTFYLSTPRSHHLYHARLWLHVLPTLPGTLSLRIFRWGPRRRRRGSHVLLAEHQLTAPGWHALTLPSSGLRHEESGVLKLQLDCRPLEGNSTAAPQTQQLLDTAGEQRPFLELKTRPKEPGAGRARRRTPSCEPETPLCCRRDHYVGFQELGWRDWILQPEGYQLNYCSGQCPPHLAGSPGIAASFHSAVFSLLKANNPWPLGTSCCVPTARRPLSLLYLDRDGNVVKTDVPDMVVEACGCS, encoded by the exons ATGGGACTCTCTGATGTCCAGCTCCAGCTGGTGCTGCTGTGGGCACTGGTGTGGGCACAGAGGGCAGGGTCTGTGTGTCCCTCCTGTGGAGGCCCCACACTGGCACCCCAAGCAGAAAGAGCTCTGGTCCTTGAGCTAGCCAAGCAGCAGATCCTCGAAGGGCTACACCTGACCGGTCGTCCCATAATAACTCATCCTCTACCCCAGGCAGCGCTGACCAGAGCCCTCCGGAGACTGCAGCGGGGAAGTGTGGTTCCAGCGAATGGGGAGCAGGTCATCAGCTTTGCTGCCATCACAG ACTCCTCCGCCTCCACCTGCAGCTGCACGCTCACCTTCTACCTGTCCACGCCTCGGTCCCACCACCTGTACCACGCTCGCCTCTGGCTGCATGTGCTTCCCACCCTTCCTGGCACTCTTTCCTTGAGGATTTTCCGATGGGGCCCTAGGAGGAGACGCCGAGGGTCCCACGTCCTCCTGGCTGAGCACCAACTGACGGCCCCGGGCTGGCACGCCCTGACTCTGCCCTCTAGTGGCTTGAGGCATGAGGAGTCTGGTGTCTTGAAACTCCAACTGGACTGCAGACCGCTAGAAGGCAACAGCACAGCTGCCCCCCAAACTCAGCAGCTCCTGGACACAGCGGGAGAGCAGCGGCCCTTCCTGGAGCTGAAGACCCGGCCCAAAGAGCCTGGAGCAGGCCGGGCCAGGAGGAGGACCCCCAGCTGTGAGCCTGAGACCCCCTTATGCTGTAGGCGAGACCATTATGTAGGCTTCCAGGAACTGGGATGGCGGGACTGGATCCTGCAGCCTGAGGGGTACCAGCTGAATTACTGCAGTGGGCAGTGTCCCCCGCACCTGGCTGGCAGCCCAGGCATTGCTGCCTCCTTCCATTCTGCTGTCTTCAGCCTCCTCAAGGCCAACAACCCTTGGCCCTTGGGTACTTCCTGTTGTGTCCCTACTGCCCGaaggcctctctctctcctctacctTGACCGTGATGGCAACGTGGTCAAGACAGATGTGCCAGATATGGTGGTAGAGGCCTGTGGCTGCAGCTAG